A section of the Larus michahellis chromosome 1, bLarMic1.1, whole genome shotgun sequence genome encodes:
- the C1H3orf38 gene encoding uncharacterized protein C3orf38 homolog, whose translation MASLGLSEREQAGCRQLLEFLETEELMALTDTVTNRLVHPENRQEAIHAILVYSQSVEELLKRRKVYREIIFKYLAAQGIPVPPSSEKQLLIDRVKQYWSGQLTTHALGERKQHTESHGESQKSPQDAIHDLGEEFCQWFFELLNSQHPLGVKSEESWGPQHFWENAKMKFSYNTLEKNVEEYVGAEMVSLRLLSLVKEEYLLFNPNLHASGLKCAMSRHGLVLVAVAGTVHRDSACLGIFEQIFGLISCPVRENTWKIKAVNLKIVGQNALEPGMQIEKPSLKYESNQLQELYDGKELTVFDPQKF comes from the exons ATGGCGTCTTTGGGCCTGAGCGAGCGGGAGCAGGCCGGGTGTCGCCAGCTGCTGGAGTTTCTGGAGACCGAGGAGCTGATGGCGCTGACGGACACCGTCACGAACCGCCTGGTGCACCCGGAGAACCGCCAAG AAGCCATTCATGCCATTTTGGTTTACAGCCAGAGTGTAGAAGAACTTCTGAAACGCAGAAAAGTCTATcgagaaataatttttaagtatttggcAGCACAAGGAATTCCAGTGCCTCCTTCCTCTGAGAAACAACTACTTATTGATCGTGTAAAACAGTACTGGAGCGGGCAGCTCACAACACATGCcttaggggaaagaaaacaacacacGGAG AGTCATGGAGAGAGTCAGAAGTCACCACAAGATGCCATTCATGATCTAGGAGAAGAATTCTGCCAGTGGTTCTTTGAACTCCTGAATTCGCAACATCCCTTGGGAGTAAAATCTGAAGAAAGTTGGGGACCACAGCATTTTTGGGAGAATGCTAAAATGAAGTTCTCTTACAACACATTAGAAAAAAACGTGGAAGAATACGTTGGTGCAGAAATGGTGAGCCTTCGTCTGCTCTCCTTGGTTAAAGAAGAATATCTTCTATTCAACCCTAATTTGCATGCCAGTGGACTGAAATGTGCCATGTCTCGACATGGGTTAGTACTGGTAGCAGTGGCTGGCACGGTACATAGAGACAGCGCTTGTCTGGGCATCTTTGAACAAATTTTTGGACTCATCAGCTGTCCTGTTCGGGAAAAcacctggaaaataaaagctgtgaatCTTAAAATAGTTGGACAGAATGCTCTGGAGCCTGGGATGCAAATTGAAAAACCCTCCCTAAAATATGAGTCAAACCAACTGCAAGAGTTGTATGATGGGAAAGAACTGACTGTGTTTGACCCTCAGAAATTCTGA